The Juglans regia cultivar Chandler chromosome 6, Walnut 2.0, whole genome shotgun sequence genome contains the following window.
TCAAACTCACAACTTTGAGGTTTGCAAACCGTTCGATAGCGATCTCGGAGAGGGTAGTATGATCTTctgacctccatgcccattcAATGGAGGTCTCTGGAAAGAGTCGTGCGGTGTTTTGACCCCCATGCTCGTTCATTTGCACCATGAGTGTGTAACTCGACTTTTGGTTGCACCACGTCCTAAGAAGTtcacacaaaaaacaaaataggtaagtgtaatacaaattacaagtttgagatttgcaAACCTTGGTTATCTTGCTCGGACTATCGCTGAGTAAAATTCATAGGAATGACGTGGAAAATAATGTGTAATGGGAGGGGCCCTGTGCGTGGTGTGCAACTAACTGGAGAGGAATACCTCATGTGGTGGGCAATTGGCGAGCAAAACTTGTGGGCGAGCAGCACCGTGTGGGAGAGCAATTGGCGAGGAACACTATGTGCGTTGTGTAATTGGCGAGGAGTACCCTGTGGTTAAGTAATTGGCGAGCTGAACTTTGTGGGTGAGCAATTGGCGAACAACACCATGTGGGAAAGCAACTGACAAGGAACACTCTGTGCTTTGGGAGACAAAAGGACAATGAGGAACACTGTGACGGCTACGGAAAAGGCGAGTCTTTTGGTGGAATGTTAAAATGTaaacaacaagaaaaataataaagttgaGGAGATCTTATCTAATGTTTCGATGACGATCTTGTGATTGTAGAATTCACATCGTGCTGGGGTGTGGCGGGcagcatataataaaaatatatataaacatatatatctgTTATTTTTTCTTAGACGATTTCACGAACCAAGAAATCTGGACTTTTGTAGATGATCCCGTGAGTTAGAGAATATCCTTCTCCCAATTCCGATATGGAGAAAAAGTCGATCCCACAAACGGCGCAAACTGTTAAtaccaaaaattgcacaacagactgaaaagaaaaaaagagtcaTCATCAACCCACGTTGGTGATTCAGGCTTCGATACGGTGCTCGTCGCGTTcatctataatataaataataaatcataaataagcgaataaaagtaaataaaagagAGACACATGAATTTACGTGATTTGGCATAAAAGCCTACGTCCACGGATTATTGGGGGCAAAATCTACTATATCTGatgatgattttacaatgtcTCATAACCTCATATATCGCTCAATACAATGAGAGAATTTAGTCTCAGAAGAGTTGGTGGAGAGTGCATGAAGAGAGTCAGTAGAAAGCCTATCCAGAGTCCGTCAGATTTGTGGGGGAGTTGCTCCTTATGTAGAGGTTATTTCTTTAGAGTGTAGAGTCCAACTTGACTTGtgatatcttttctttttaggaatCTGAGCCAAATTTTTTGCCTTATCTCTTTTCTGtcttatattttgattttatctcttcccttaGTGGTAGGTTTCTAAAGGGTTTGACCCAGTCAATTTAATTCCTAACaagtcttttaaaaaagagtgtgatccactattaaaaaaataatttttttatgtgagtctcatgGTCATgtttatcaacttttttttcaaatttaggCACATTATTCCGAAGTCATATCTCAATGTGGTTGCATGTGAAGGTAAAGCATGTTCGTATGCAATACTAGTTGGCCGTGTAACATGAtggacctagctagctaataggCCGCCATGTCATTGTTGCAATCCTTTTTAACGGTTGTGATATCTGTGAGTAATTAATACACATAATATATAGTTTGTGCACATGTGTTAGTTCACAAGTTTTCGAAAATCTTTTCTTGATCAAAAGTGCACCCAAAATGCACTTTTACTCATATATATGTTGTTTACAACTGACTCTAATGCTTGACTTTACCGTCAGATCTGGGAAATTTTTGTAAACATGACCATATAAATCTAGTTCCTAAACCTGGACCGTTCTAGAAAAAGGGGCATAAAAGGAAATAGAAGAAGCTAAAACTCGATGAATTGCCCCAACACATGACCAGTATTGCTGAGATTTGGAGTATTTACGTACACATTCATGTCATCATTTGAATCGTAGAGCTCAGGAGAATTAGtcattatctttatttaattaGAGCCACTATAGATCATCACCTAGCTGCTGCAATAAATCGTAGAGCTAGCTTAGGTTTATgagtaattttccaaatttcaataTGATCTCCATTGTAATGTATATCTATGGAGTTCATGTTCTAAAGGGACCACTGGGGAGTCTAAGAGGATGTATATAgagacagatatatatatatatataggtgactTCTCTGCCATTTCCTAGTTTTCCTCCTTGCCACATACTTTTGGTTTGTTATTGATAGGGTGCACTGACTTGAGAGGACgaacatacatataatatgttCTTCACGGACCACTTCCAGCCCAAGAAATCCAGTTTATATATGAGCAATACTACGTGCAGTTTTCATTTAGAGATTGTATATATGTAAGTTtagtcaattttatctttaaattttttaaaaattacaataatatctttctcaaaatgataattttttctatttgattAAGAGTTTGCACATGCAGTTTTCATTTAGaaattacaaatagattttttcatataaatatatatatatattttttttttctgaacatGTTTGGGTTACTTGAGTGGGAGTCACAGAACACAATGGATTAGAATATTAGATAGTCCCTTAAGACCCTTTGAGGCTTTGAGGTTGGGGGTTGGGGGGCGTTTGAAGCAACTATATGATTTTGTGCTTggtaatttttgtttctaattcaGCACCTTGtctgttaaaagaaaaaagaataataatatatataaatttcggtaattaaaatatgatgagagtgtggtgtatatcattactcttcaTTTTTACATgacaaacaaattatataataatcatGTGTCTATTATTAATTACATCAAATGAAATAATGACTCTATTATCATATAAAGCTTTAATCACTTCATTTATGAAGTgactaataaaaagataaaaaaaaatatattttagatgcAAGaagactatataaaaataaatttatagatttatataatctgtcagattataaagttaattttattataaagtagatcaaaagtatcttataaaattatattaatttataaatttattttatataatttctttatatgtagattaaaaaaaaaaaagtacccaAATTGCATCTCACGAAGAACAAGAAtgtcccatgcatgcatatggtgGTACCAAAATTGGCAGGAATTGAATAGAACTTATTGCCAgctttttctgattttttatttatttctagaGAAGCCAAAAGTCAAGAAGATTCGCTGGTTCAAAGCCACATACAGAAAAGCCCATATAGCCTAGCTAATGGCCccggggtgggggtgggggacGCTATAGCTCTAGTCTCTGAGCCCTAGACTGTCCAGTGTCCAATGTCCATCCAACCCGAGATGACATATGGGAGACGACATAAAAGTATCACACATCAGGGACGTTATAAATGTTCTTGTCGTTTTAGTACCGAAAAACATCGATCCTTCTTTTTTGGCAAGGATCGATGGAGGATTTGTCGCTCATGATTAGTGGCTTAGATTCTTCCTCAAAACTGCAGCGGGTTGACTGATCATCTAATCCTCGTCAAGCTAGCTAGCCCACGAGGAATCAGGAGGGATCACATAGGATCGAGTGATGAATTTCTAAAACCAAGCTAACCAGTTTTCGAAGATACTTCTGCTGCATGCAGCCAAGTTAGTCTAGACAATAGATATATAAACTGATcttaggtgtatatatatatatagggctcAGAAGATAactgcattaattaattattgcagatttttagggtttctcttcttttgttctttttgtttctatatttaTGTTATAGCTGCATCATGTTGTGATTCAATTTCCATAGGAAATGACCTTAAAAAGCActtaaaacttacaaatttgTAAAATGTAAGTAAAAGGTATTATATATACCTTGGTCTAATTATATGTGTAGGGCACTCTCAACTTTGCACTAttatattaagaataattattttcatcggttattatttactactctatattttatgaaaaaaaattgtcagaTATGAGAAGCgaagataaataataactgatttATAGAATTATCCTTATATTAATGATGAACTAGATTGGCATCTCTCTGACAACAAATATTGCAATCGTCATAATGGCTGCACATATAATTGAAATCGAAGTTTTGatatagaaaaaatctattcatcattttttttattattttatgatgtagtattaaataataaatttataaataaaatataatgaataatttttaatcacctaatataaataataaaaaaataaataatggataaTTAACTCTAACTGAGTAACAACTTTGATCTTTGTCTATACATATACTTTTAAGagtctgttttctttttccttctattttcttttttttttttttttttagggattagATGTTAGGGAGAAGGACTAGATCATGATGAAGGTAGATGGGTCTGAATCTGAACTCACAAGGCCCATCAATGAGCTAAGGTTCACAGCTAAGCTCCacttaataaaatgaataaataattgaacaatatttatacgtaagaaagaagggaaaaaagttGGGGGGAGGCCAAGGGGGTTGGTTTTAGCAGTAGTACTGCCGCAGTAGCATTGAaggttgaaaagaaaaaacctgCACATGGTCCAAGAAAAaggtaaagaaaaagagagaaagagccTTTAAACATGCTCACGAGTCATGCCAGTGCCTCTCGATGATCTGTTGgccttttttgttttggctCAAGCCATGAAAGAGAACACAAACCACACCCAGtactagtttttctttttctttttttacggtaattttttcttccaactcCAAATTAAGCTTTTGAATGGTCTCTGCATATTTGGAAAAGATGCTGTGCTTCCTCTGCACACGCTGCATGCCCATGGCGCTGATTCTTATGCGAGAGCGAGAGCGAGAGCGAGAGCGAGAGCTGCTAGTGAATGAAATCATGAATAGGGTTTGTTTGTGTCTGTGCTCTAGCTGGCCGCTAGGAGACGTTTGAGAGGGACGACTGAGTCTGTCTTTAACCCTCTTACAATAGTGGCACTGAAAAACATGGCGctttttattcacatttataAGAATCCCAGAAACGCAGTGGAAAAGGACTATCCggttccccctctctctctctctctatatatatatataaaagttattatttattgtcgGGACAAATCTTAAATGCTTTGGGGGAGCAAGGGTCATCTCCGTTATCTGACCACCTTGGCCAGCAAGGACCACCATATAGTCCAAAGACAAAATCTAACACAACCAAAGTCCAGGCAAGCAAAAATGAGTgtctcaactcatttaattCACTGAAATAGTTGCAGTTTTGAGTTAACCTAGGTAGCAGTGAAGATCATCTGAGCCTACATATATATCGACTAAATGATCATCTCGAGCTTTGAaaccagctatatatatataataataattatcgTGGGATCGAATATAGTTTAATCGATGagacacattatatatatatatatatattatatatgtaatagtCTGCATTTACCAAATTAATGAACAAATAACAACAGATGAATTTCAAGATACAACGTACACTCTTCTAATTATCAACCTGAGACAACCACAACAACTCACTTGGTATATTGGAAGAcaggaagaaaaaaagttaacagAGATAtggaagtagagagagagagagagatcatttaTGGGTTAGCTGATTTTGCATGATCATGAGTTCGATTGTCGTTCTCTACTTCACCCTGATCTGTTGTTATGGCAGACGACATGTAACTCAACACCAAAGAGTTCTCATCAGGAGGCACCATTGCAGCTCGGGCTTGAAATTGCAGCTTGCAGGAATGGCACGTAACTTGAAGAATTGCCGAGTTAACTTGCTTGATTGCATGATTTTTCAGAGCCTGCGCTTTGTCTAATTCACCCTGCGCTTGTTGCCTAAGTTTCTTTGCATTATCAAACTCCAGCACTGCTAGTTCAATCTGTCGCTTTGCTTGCTGTCTAGCCTCTTCGGCATACGCCTTTTCTGCCATGGCTAGCCTTAACTGCTCTCGCGCATGTTCTTTGAGCCTTGAAGCAGCCACCACAGATTTATCactagtaataatattaatgctCTCCTTGGACGAGTTTCGATTATTGATGTTGTTGGATTCATTCTTCTCTCCAAATTCACATGACCCAATTGAGAGCTGGAGTTGGGTAGAGTGATTGTGATCATCTCTTTTTGGGGAAACCGAGGAATCAATCATGGGATTCGATGTCGTCGAGAGCTGAAGCTCTAGATTGTGGTAGCTGGGATTCTTCGATGATGAGTTTCCTCCTGCAGTAGTAGGGTTCAAGAACGTGGTTTGATCTGGTGGTACCGTTGGCTTTGGCACTGCTAAAGCACTAGACCAAGGACCTGTGCTGAAATTGGTTTCACTGGATGGGCTCGGACTTGAGGCCGTTCGAGACAAGCAAGCAGCTGTCTGCAGTGGTTGTGAATCCGGCCGGAGAGGCCCCATGCTACAAGCATCTTGGTGTTCAATGAAACTTTCCACCCTAAAAGCGTCAAAAGAATCATTCAAATGTATTATTGTTTTATGTTAGAGTAATACGTAGAACAGATTGCTATGATCCTACACGTAAAAAAAGTGCATGGAAATATTCAAAGGATTTGTTCTGAAAGACTTAtaaattgatgaagatgatgattacatATCGAAAGAGATAAAGTCATGAGCATTAGCATGCtagagaataataaataaagaacaaaaaacatGCTTTGACAAATAACTTACTGGGATTGAAAATGGTAGCTAGCTAGAGGAGGATATATAGattgaattaaataatgatattaaaccTCGTTAATTAATCATTTGAGATACATTCCTTTTGGTCCATACCATCCTGTACTGGAGAGATACAATGCTGCTTCGACAAAAGGGAAGTGGGATATACAgtgtatatataaagtaaaatagtTACAAATATGGAACTGTTTTGGGTCTCGTGGAACCAAAAGGATTTCAAACCCAACAGCTGTGTGACCAACAGAAACTGATCTTTGGGAAATGTGTTCAACTGTCAAGAACAGTTGATAAAAATTGGATTAACGTTCCATCAGTCAAATCTaaacctttttttaataatatttttccttggTCAAACCcaagttaattataattaagcTGGAGCGATCAATGAAACCCGTGAAGTTCAGTTCATGATCATGGTTTTGTAATTATATCCGAATTATGGAGCTAGTGAGAAGAAGGCTAGCCAGCTAGCCAAAACATAACCCAGAAAACCCAAAATCATCAAAACACAgatcaaattgatttttttgttaatttgctTAGACGACCTGATCATGATAAAGGAGATGAATTTTGATATAAaccttctgttttcttttttgttctgaaGGAATGAGTTTGATTAATTCAACAACCAGTACCGGAAGCTAGGTAATTAGAGATCGAGAGACATGATGATGTGTTTTTGGGATTTTGGAAGAAAACCTTGAGAAAACACGACCGCAATCACAAGAATGACCTCTGGTGCCACAGGTTTTGAGGTGAGCTTTGTAATCTGATTGAACTGCATAACCTTTGGAGCATTTCTCGCAGACCCATTGCTTGTGATTGCTATGCTTCCTCCTGAAATGCTTCTTTATCCCAACGAGATCACCCAGAGCATGGCACGGATCATGGTGCAGGCAGCTTGGCTCGGGGCACACGAAAACTCGCTTCCTAACCACTGGATTCTCTCTCTTCAGCAACTTCCATGGCACCTTGTGCCTTCGCCGGTGCATCTGAAGGTTCTGGTCTCTCTGAAATCCCTGGTTACAGATCTCGCAGACATACCGATCCGATTCCAATAGTGTTTTGGGTGATAGAGAAACCACTTCTGCATCTGGATCTATTATATATTGCAAGGATAGAAaatcatcacatatatatacacacacacacacacaaagattAAAACAAACAAGTACGGAATTAGAAGCTGAGAATATTTTCTATACCTGGAGTTCCTGCCGGCCTTCTTTTCCTCTTGTTGTTACTACCGTTTTCTAAGCAAGAAAATGGATCAGAAGAAGGAACTGAGGAAGAAGTGTTGTTTCCTAACATGGGTGGGGAATTCTCACTTCTCTTCTTTGTGTGATTGCTTCAATAATATATGTAAGACTAAGAAGGAAGCCAATCCTCTGATCACTTTCTAAATAAAGATTAATGATAAGCAAAAACCAAACGAGCTGAGAGATTGGGTTAGAGAGGTGGGGGTGGGGAGAGAGAAGATACTGCTAGAAGGCTTCCCTAGGCTAggacatagagagagagagagagaggaagaagaaaagctcCTTCTTTCGGTTTACCTCATCAGCTTTCCTTTTAAATTGGCTTTTAAACTTTCAGCTTTATTTcattcagctctctctctctctctgctttctTCCGACTCTCTTCTTCAGCAGGTATTCTTGTAGAGCCATCCTTATTAAGGTTCttcagaagagagagagagagagagccaatcACGATGCTTCAAACTTGATCCCACAAGCAGCAAGCAATGGGCtccagaagaagaaaaacaaaaaagccacaaagaaacaaaagcaCTCTCATAATTCATTACagaacagtaaaaaaaatatacacataGGTTTTtgcatgcaaaaaaaaaaaaaaacagaaaaatacaaTGCCAACCTCCCACAGTGTATAGACACACGTACGTGCAAGTCTCCCTGATCTCTAaaaccactctctctctcctctctctctctctcttcatcttcttataAAAAGATCTTCTAAAACAGTGAGGGGTCCGGTCGaagatctaattaattaatttcttgacCAAACTACCCCTTACTCCAGAACTTATGTACAGAGCctgattaattaaatttgaagcaGCCTTTATAAAGGTAAAACTGTGGATGTAAAGTCACCTTCAAGGGTATGATGGTCAAGGAAATCATAACTCTCTGTGTGCAAAAGATGCTTACTTTTTGGTAAACTTGTTGCATCAACACTTTCACCAGTACTGATCGATCATGTTTTTCTTccccctttcctttttctttgtttattttttgaaagttgGGGAAGTTAGGGTGAGAAAGATAGCTTAACAGCCAGATAAAGTGGCATCATTAATGTCTTAATAATTTCAAGCTGAAGGTGTCAAGTTAACTACATTGTCGATGATCTGTAACCAGTcctaatataaattattatatcatatatatcatcacATGTAAAAggataatgataaataaatatcacTACAAAAGatcagttatatatattatcaaaatgataattttctattaaaatgagttcgtcttatatatattcttctcaaaaaaaaatccatcacatatattcatttttctcataataaatatgtaatatcgtgtgtatgtgtgtatatatagccataagagtaatgttatttattataataaatgttATCATTTTAGTTTGGGTATTATCAGGTATTTTCATAatacttcactactattcattattttattattatttttcacatactatttaatattctataattaattttttactactatttacagaatatctgagaatatctcactacccaaacacaagtACTATCTATtgatatgacatatatattttgagtatTGGTTTTATGTGTCAATCATATTCAGTACTTCACATTCATCACATATCAagtaagaattataaaatataatataaagatcaACATTTAATCAGGTAAACATATTTAGTCTATATCATTATATACATGTTTAgtgaaaacaatatatatatatatataataacaattaggCCTTGTttatgcagttcagatgagatgaaatattttgttaaaagttaaataaaatattgttaaaatataatttttattttaggatttgaaaaaattgaattgtttattatattttgtgtgagagtttgaaaaagttataatgataagatgagatgttttatgtatccaaaccgggcctaagATGTTATGTTGCATGTGTGGAAGATTTGTAAAGaacaatatttcattatatatatatatatatatatatatata
Protein-coding sequences here:
- the LOC109012099 gene encoding zinc finger protein SHOOT GRAVITROPISM 5-like — encoded protein: MLGNNTSSSVPSSDPFSCLENGSNNKRKRRPAGTPDPDAEVVSLSPKTLLESDRYVCEICNQGFQRDQNLQMHRRRHKVPWKLLKRENPVVRKRVFVCPEPSCLHHDPCHALGDLVGIKKHFRRKHSNHKQWVCEKCSKGYAVQSDYKAHLKTCGTRGHSCDCGRVFSRVESFIEHQDACSMGPLRPDSQPLQTAACLSRTASSPSPSSETNFSTGPWSSALAVPKPTVPPDQTTFLNPTTAGGNSSSKNPSYHNLELQLSTTSNPMIDSSVSPKRDDHNHSTQLQLSIGSCEFGEKNESNNINNRNSSKESINIITSDKSVVAASRLKEHAREQLRLAMAEKAYAEEARQQAKRQIELAVLEFDNAKKLRQQAQGELDKAQALKNHAIKQVNSAILQVTCHSCKLQFQARAAMVPPDENSLVLSYMSSAITTDQGEVENDNRTHDHAKSANP